The Melanotaenia boesemani isolate fMelBoe1 chromosome 8, fMelBoe1.pri, whole genome shotgun sequence DNA window TCAGTTTTACTCGCATCACTCTCCCTTTAATGAAAACCAAGATCAGGACGAGAGCCAAAGTAGTCACAGTGAGAGTGGAGACATCTCTCCTGTGTCAGAGAGTCAGTTTCCTACTGAGTCAGGAGAAAAAACTGGAGATACTTTTTGTGGAAGAGTCTTTAGAAACAAGCGCGTTATAGGACGACGTCAAAGGAACCTCAGCGATGTGAAAGCGTTTGTTTGCCAGACATGTGGGAAAGGTTTTGCACAAAGCTGCACCTTGTTGAGACACATGAGagttcacacaggtgagaagctgttttcttgtgaaacatgtgggaaatgttttTCTCAGAACAGCAGTCTGTTGAcccacatgagaatccacacaggcgAGAAGCTGTATCCCTGCGAAACTTGTGGGAAAAGTTTCACTCAAAGTGGGAATTTGTTGAGACACATGCGAATCCACACAGGTGATAAGTTATATCCTTGTGAGACATGTGGCAAGAATTTCACTCAAAGTGGGAATCTGTTGAtccacatgagaatccacacggGCGAGAAATTGTATCCATGCAAAATCTGTGGGAAAAGTTTCTCTCAAAGCAGCAGTCTGTTTAcccacatgagaatccacaccgGTGAGAGGCCATTTTCTTGTGGAATATGTGGAAAAAATTTCAAGCAAAGAAGTTATTTGAGACTTCACAcgagaatccacacaggtgaGGTGTTTCCTTGTGAAATATGTGGGAAAACTTTCCATTTCAGAGGCGGTTTGACTGCCCACATGAGAAATCACGCAGACGAGAATTCCTGCTCTGGTCAACCAGTCTGAAATGGTCATTTTACCTTCAATTAAAACTTTTACGTTAACATTACTtacatttgctttttgtttgtaagAACTTATTTCAGAAAATACTGCGTTGAAATGGTTGATCATCCTTTCAGGCGGCCATGTTGCATCACTGGATGTCTTCAGTTGctcaaaatgaataaacacgACTCTTTTGGATGTTTATGGATGTGTAGAGctgaactaaataaaaacagaccttGTCACGTTGTGTGATGGTTTGTTGTATAAACATGGAACATAAACCGTGTTCTTTTGTCTTTGAATGAAGAAACTTTATATGAAGCGATCAAAGAAAcgtctcatttaaaaaaatataagttGTGCTTCATGCTGGGCTGAGACATGGCGACATTCTTCCTTAGATCTTTAAACCAGACAGGACTGCATCTTTGAGTCAGCAGCTTTATTCTCCCTGCGGTGCATTTTTATTAGCTGAGTTTTCAGAAGACGGCTAAGATGTCGACATAACCACTGCTACATGTTAACTTAGAGCCATGCATGGAGATGCCCGCACGCACCACCTCGCTTCACGCACCACCTCGCTTCACGCAGACAGGTGACGTcgctcataactgtcccacatccTTCtctgtgtacaacaataaatctgAGCAGAATAATTAATCCTTGACTCAAAGAGCTGAAATCTTTCTGCTCGACATGAATAAATATGGAATATCAATAAAATGTTCTTTGCTCCGGTTTTTCTAGGCTGTGGCAACATCTGCATAAGCTACTGTGTTTTTACAATGTTTGCGATTctacaataaaactatcatgttataagaTCCCTTTCTTTATTAGGCTGACGTCTGTACACTTCTGTAATTTAGTTTTCACTTCACTCATGTACCGACTTGTTTAAGTCCAGTTGAACATTCTGCAACTTTCATTCAGTCCAACACAAcgctttatttaacaaaaataatttctgtattcacttatttttaaagttgtgtcagatttttgttttaggtaaaaaaggaaatttattCACCCAATTAATATACAAATGAGAGGGGAAAAGGCACCAGTATCAAaatgtgaatgaaatgaaagataCTTCATTCCCCCACTGAGGAAAACTGGTTCAGtggttttttttagtttaatttaattttttttttttttttgttggggg harbors:
- the LOC121645130 gene encoding zinc finger protein OZF-like: MSSVQHLREFISERLTAAAEEIFTEFEKTIVQYEEEIDRHRKLLDVTWKPQIKLNTADLPQQPVCKEEKDQTHDADQQLHNQERSASLDQEELPEIKEEQEELCTTQEREQLVLKQEEEEDTFMLASACPQSDFSEVESNTDQFYSHHSPFNENQDQDESQSSHSESGDISPVSESQFPTESGEKTGDTFCGRVFRNKRVIGRRQRNLSDVKAFVCQTCGKGFAQSCTLLRHMRVHTGEKLFSCETCGKCFSQNSSLLTHMRIHTGEKLYPCETCGKSFTQSGNLLRHMRIHTGDKLYPCETCGKNFTQSGNLLIHMRIHTGEKLYPCKICGKSFSQSSSLFTHMRIHTGERPFSCGICGKNFKQRSYLRLHTRIHTGEVFPCEICGKTFHFRGGLTAHMRNHADENSCSGQPV